A genomic segment from Odontesthes bonariensis isolate fOdoBon6 chromosome 8, fOdoBon6.hap1, whole genome shotgun sequence encodes:
- the LOC142385594 gene encoding tetraspanin-8-like, which yields MGKINGCLKCLFIFFNVLFAVIGCVLMYLAVKATAISIQMSAFGGPGVGWLWVLAIGVLGISIFGIVAACSEKELVLKIFAGFMASGMLIMLIFGIIVVVIRNKVAEGFKGTSKEFVEPFMDNKELRDVLEGLQQSAHCCGVVDAKDWGQTIPSSCECRSSSGPFGSSPCKTKPQGTSGPTQIYAQPCSDTIFSVIDIVFKITMGILFGFAVTALLGLLISILMIYQVKRHDNMGGASIAMKGY from the exons ATGGGGAAAATTAATGGATGCCTCAAATGCCTTTTTATCTTCTTCAATGTTTTATTTGCG GTCATCGGATGTGTGCTGATGTATTTGGCAGTGAAAGCTACCGCCATCAGCATCCAG ATGAGCGCGTTTGGAGGCCCTGGTGTGGGCTGGCTCTGGGTGCTTGCCATCGGTGTCTTGGGCATCTCCATCTTCGGAATCGTTGCTGCCTGCTCTGAGAAAGAACTGGTCCTCAAAATA TTTGCAGGTTTCATGGCGAGTGGAATGCTCATCATGCTAATATTTGGGATCATCGTGGTTGTCATCAGAAACAAG GTAGCAGAGGGCTTTAAGGGTACCTCCAAGGAATTTGTCGAGCCCTTCATGGACAACAAAGAGCTTAGAGATGTACTTGAAGGACTGCAACAAAGT GCCCACTGCTGTGGAGTGGTGGATGCCAAGGACTGGGGTCAAACCATCCCCAGCTCCTGTGAATGCAGGTCTTCAAGTGGGCCGTTTGGCTCATCTCCGTGTAAAACCAAACCTCAG ggaaCCTCAGGACCGACCCAGATCTATGCACAG CCCTGCAGTGACACCATCTTTTCAGTGATAGACATAGTCTTCAAGATCACCATGGGCATCCTCTTTGGATTTGCCGTCACTGCT CTGCTGGGCCTGCTCATCAGCATCCTTATGATCTATCAGGTCAAACGTCATGACAACATGGGAGGCGCCTCCATCGCCATGAAGGGCTACTGA